A genome region from Bradyrhizobium sp. WSM1417 includes the following:
- the irr gene encoding Fur family transcriptional regulator Irr → MNVHSTPPEADSDDIAISFADEASARCAQLLGEAGLRLTRHRLALGQMLFLCPHRHVTAEGLYEEATAANLRLSLATVYNTLNQFTEAGLLRRIAADGIKSFFDTDTSVHPHFYLEGEDVLVDVTDGLTFTKMPEALPGHEIARLDVVVHLRRKRDAGSV, encoded by the coding sequence ATGAACGTCCACTCCACCCCACCCGAAGCGGATTCAGACGATATCGCCATCTCCTTCGCGGACGAGGCGTCGGCACGTTGCGCGCAATTGCTCGGCGAAGCCGGCCTCAGGCTGACGCGCCACCGCCTGGCGCTCGGACAAATGCTGTTCCTCTGTCCGCATCGTCATGTGACAGCCGAGGGGCTTTATGAAGAAGCGACGGCCGCCAATCTGCGGCTGTCGCTTGCGACCGTCTACAACACGCTGAACCAGTTCACCGAAGCCGGCCTGTTGCGCCGGATCGCGGCCGACGGCATCAAGTCGTTCTTCGACACCGATACGTCCGTGCATCCGCATTTCTACCTCGAAGGCGAGGATGTGCTGGTCGACGTCACCGACGGCCTGACCTTCACCAAGATGCCCGAGGCGCTCCCGGGGCACGAAATCGCGCGGCTCGACGTCGTCGTCCATCTGCGCCGGAAACGCGACGCAGGCTCGGTATGA
- a CDS encoding ABC transporter substrate-binding protein — translation MSKRVLLGVLLACGLAAPALAEEPKAGGAINAVIQPEPPGLMLAMVQNGPVQMVSGNIFEGLLRYSPKLEPQPELAESWSVSEDAKTYTFKLRKGVTWHDGKPFTAADVLFSLEMLKQTHARARNNLAQVDKVEAPDDYTVVFTLKQPFGPFLGIFEVGSMPMVPKHLYEGTDWKTNPYNNAPVGTGPFMFKEWQKGSFIRLVKNPNYYEKGKPYLDEIYWQIIPDAAARSVAYETGKVDVLPGGSVENFDVPRLSKLKDTCVTGAGWEFFSPLAWLWLNNRQGPLADKRVRQAVMFAIDRDFAKDVIWNGLGKVATGPSASTIKYYTDDVPKYPYDPAKAKALLKEAGYKGEKIRLLPLAYGETWQRWGEAVKQNLQDVGMNIETIATDVAGGNQKIGDWDYDIAFTYLYQYGDPALGVGRNYVSSAIAKGQVFNNVEGYSNPEIDKLFADGAVATPDSKRKEIYEKAQKILVEDVPVAWMLELQFPTIMRCKVKNLITTGIGVNDGFKDAWLDK, via the coding sequence ATGTCAAAACGAGTGTTGCTTGGCGTCCTCCTGGCTTGCGGCCTCGCGGCCCCGGCGCTGGCAGAAGAGCCGAAAGCGGGTGGAGCGATCAATGCCGTGATTCAGCCCGAGCCGCCCGGCCTGATGCTGGCGATGGTCCAGAACGGCCCGGTGCAGATGGTGTCGGGCAACATTTTCGAGGGCCTGCTTCGCTACAGCCCCAAGCTCGAACCGCAGCCGGAGCTCGCCGAGAGCTGGAGTGTCAGCGAGGACGCAAAAACCTACACGTTCAAGCTCAGGAAGGGCGTGACCTGGCATGACGGCAAACCCTTTACCGCCGCCGACGTGCTGTTCTCCCTCGAGATGCTGAAACAGACGCATGCGCGGGCCCGCAACAATCTCGCACAGGTCGACAAGGTCGAGGCGCCCGACGACTACACGGTGGTGTTCACGCTGAAGCAGCCGTTCGGCCCGTTCCTCGGCATCTTCGAGGTCGGGTCGATGCCGATGGTACCGAAGCATCTTTATGAAGGCACCGACTGGAAGACCAATCCCTACAACAACGCCCCTGTCGGCACCGGCCCCTTCATGTTCAAGGAATGGCAGAAGGGCTCATTCATCCGCCTGGTCAAGAACCCGAACTATTACGAGAAGGGGAAGCCCTATCTCGACGAGATCTACTGGCAGATCATTCCCGATGCCGCGGCGCGCTCGGTGGCGTATGAGACCGGCAAGGTCGACGTGCTGCCCGGCGGCTCGGTCGAGAATTTCGACGTGCCCCGGCTCTCCAAGCTGAAGGACACCTGCGTCACCGGCGCCGGCTGGGAGTTCTTCTCGCCGCTGGCCTGGCTGTGGCTCAACAACCGCCAGGGTCCGCTCGCCGACAAGCGGGTGCGGCAGGCGGTCATGTTTGCGATCGACCGCGACTTCGCCAAGGACGTGATCTGGAACGGGCTCGGCAAGGTCGCAACCGGCCCGTCGGCCTCGACCATCAAATACTATACCGACGACGTGCCGAAGTACCCTTACGATCCCGCCAAGGCCAAGGCGCTGCTGAAGGAAGCCGGCTACAAGGGCGAGAAGATCCGCCTTCTGCCGCTCGCCTATGGCGAGACCTGGCAGCGCTGGGGTGAAGCCGTGAAGCAGAACCTCCAGGACGTCGGCATGAACATCGAGACCATCGCCACCGACGTCGCCGGCGGCAACCAGAAGATCGGCGACTGGGATTACGACATCGCCTTTACCTATCTCTACCAGTACGGCGATCCCGCACTCGGCGTCGGCCGCAACTACGTCTCCAGCGCTATCGCCAAGGGCCAGGTGTTCAACAACGTCGAGGGTTACTCCAACCCGGAAATCGACAAGCTGTTCGCCGACGGCGCGGTGGCAACGCCCGACTCGAAGCGTAAGGAGATCTACGAGAAGGCGCAGAAGATCCTGGTCGAGGACGTGCCGGTGGCCTGGATGCTCGAGCTGCAATTCCCGACCATCATGCGCTGCAAGGTCAAGAACCTGATCACGACCGGGATCGGCGTCAATGACGGCTTCAAGGACGCATGGCTCGACAAGTGA